From Shewanella acanthi:
CCACAACCTGTGACGCCGGATAACCGAGCTCCACAAGGGTGGCATCGACATCCTGCTGACTTCTACCACTGATCACCACGCGGTGACCTAGGCGAGCAAATTCGGCCGCCAGACCTTTGCCAATTCCCTTAGTACTGCCAGTGATTACCAGAGTTGTCATTTGCCCATTTCCTTGGTGTTAGCTTTAAGATTTAGCGCTTAGTGTTGGTGATTAGTGACTCAAACCGATTCGGTAGCAACCACATCAGCATTCGGGTCAGGGTGTTTTACCCTATAACCCGTAGCATAGATTTTTGCCGCCGAGATTTTGCGGTTAGGCGCCTTGATTTGACCTAGAAACTCCAGTCGAGGCCAGTCGTTTTGGTCGCATATGGCATCGAATACTTGCTTGTTGGTCGCTGGCACTTGGCCGTTATCGCAGACGTTATAAATGCCACTCAACTGGCTGTGGATAACGTGGTAAACAGAGTCCACTACATCTTCAAAATGAATCGCATAAAGAGGGGCATCGGCACTGAAAATTGCCTTACCACCGAAATAGTCGATAGCCATTTTCACCCTTTGCGGGAAGGTAAAATCCCCTGGCGCGCCATACATATCAGGGAAACGCAGCACACAGCCAAGTGATGAACTTAGCACCTGTTGCTCAGCAAGCTGATAGTACTTAGATGAAGGTTCTTGATGATTTGATGTTGGCGTGAGCTCATCGATCGCTTCATGCCCTACACCACCGTCACCATAAACGGAAAACGACGATAAAAAGATCACCCTAGGGCAGGCCAGACGTGCGCTCTCGCAGCTACGCACTAACACTTGCTCGTAGTGCACCTCACGCTCTTCCTTCGTGCGGGTATTTCGAACATTAGGTGCAACGGTCACGATAATGGCATCACAACCCGCCGCCGCAGCGGCGACCTTCGCAGTTTCTTCTCCCTTTAACACGGCAACCGCATCGACGAGTTGCTCCAATTCGGGAACTTTAGATTCGGTGGTCGTACTGCCCACCACTTGATGACCGTCGGCTTTAAGCTTTTTCGCCAGTGCTTTACCTACGTGGCCTAAGCCAAGAATAAACAGTTTCATGAGCCGCCTTTTTGTTGTCATTGTGAGTCAAGATAGACATAATGTATTAATAATATATCATTTAGTCAAACTCAAGAATTTAAAAGCAAGAAAGGTCACTCAAACAAGGATTGAAGCGAACGATGACAAGTACAGAAAAATCAACAAATCATATACTTGCAGACCATATTCTGGGTTTTCAGCATGTTGGGCATATAGTGACTGACCTAGCAGAGAGCATCGCCGACTTTAAGCGTCTCTATGGTTTAACGGATGCAGAGATCCTCGTGCTTCCTCCTTTTGAGCAGACGGAAAATGTGCCAGCACGGTTTGCCCTGTTCAAAGTCAAAGACATGGAATTTGAGCTAATCGAACCCATCTCTGACTACTTCAAATCGTTGTTGTTAACACCTGGTGCCAGCGGCAGTGCGGGGATTAACCACGTTGCTTGGCGGGTGAAGGATATTGATGGCGCCATGACGCTATTAGCCGCTAATGGCATTAAGCCTGGACATGTCACCCCTGATGGCGTCATTACTATGACTAAGACCTCGACTAGCGCGAAAAAGATGGTGTATCTGGACCCAGAGACCACTGGCGGTCTGTTAGTCGAACTGATTGAAGTCATTGAAGGCGATAGCAAAAGTGAGTGAGGTATTTTCGCGCCTACTCAGGGTTATGCCCCTTCCTTTAGATGCTAGGGAGACTGAACGCGGCTGTTACCGCTATTACCTCAATTACGATTTGCAGCCCATCAGCGAACCTTGGATAAAAGCGCAAACCTCTGATGGTCATATGATTGTTCATAGCGCCCGCTTTGTTGATGCGCTTAACTGCGCCATTTTAGTTTCATATAAAACAGATATGTGTAAAACAGCGGCCGATAATCCCGCCGTTTATCAAACTGATGCGGATAGGCAGGCATCTTCACCCTCAGGCAGTTTTTTAAGCCAAATTCATTGGCAACAAGCAGGTCAAGATATCTCCGCCATTTACCAGTTCGATGCCAATGAGCGGCAACTCACTATCGAACGGCTGCAAAACGGCAAGACCCAAACGCATCAAGCGCAGCGCAGTGATAATTTTCTCTATTTTCCGCTAATGCGAGTCTTCAGCGGTGAAGTGATTACTCATTTAGCGAGCCATGGACCGCAATCAACCCTAGTCCCCGACATTAATCATCCGAGCAGTGTTGATGCCCTGCTGCGCCCCACAGAATCTTTACGCAGCGCCGAGAAGCTTGACGCAGAAATCCTCCCATTAGCTGATATTCACTGCCAAACCCATAAATATCGCTATCTGTCGGAGCGTTATCAGCAGCAGGATGACGCCGCCTTTTGGATAGATGAAACGGGGCTGCTAGTAAAGTATTGCTGGCAACAAAACCCTGAGGCTTTTTGGATGGTTGAGCTCGTAGAACATATCGTTAGTGCTCAAACATAAGCGATTCAAAACAAAGATAATGCACCCGCTAAAAACATAAACAACTGAGCTTAAGCCACAGCAAATATGCTACAGGAGCTAACATGTTAAACATTTTTATCGTGATCCTCGCCGACATGATTGGTTTTGGCATCATGATCCCCATCTTCGCCTACTACGTACTGCAGCTTGGCGGCACAGCTCAAACTGCGACTTTGCTAATGGGGCTATATTCCTTTGCCATGTTCCTTTCGGCGCCCCTGCTCGGTCGCTTAAGTGACCGCTACGGCCGAAAACCCATTCTCATGCTCAGCATGTTCGGTGCCTGCCTAGGCTATGTGCTACTCGCCTTCGCAGACAGTCTGTGGCTAGTCGCTATTTCGCGCATCCTCAGCGGCTGTATGGCGGGCAACATCGCCGCGGCTCAGGCCTATATCGCCGATATCACCGATGAATCGAACCGTGCCAAGGGCATGGGCATGATAGGCGCAGCTTTCGGCCTAGGCTTTGTCATCGGCCCTGCGCTTGGCAGTATCATGGCTGGTGATAACTTTGAGGCCGCTAACTTCCTTCGCCCAGCCCTTGCCTCCGCGACGCTATCCTTTATCTCATTCTTAGGTATCGCACTATTTTTGAAAGAAAGCTTAAGCAAGGAACATCAGCAACAGAGCCGCGACACGCCAGCACAATCTCGTTGGAGCGGATTTAAAAACCTGTTAACCCAACGAGTGTTGATATTAATTATCAGCTGCGGTGCGCTTTTCAATTTAGCGGCGGGACTGTTCGAATCAATTTTCCCTATCTGGGCAAAGGATCTGTCTCTTATCAGTGGCCCACAGGGCTTAGCGCCTATGCTTTTGGTCTCGGGCTTTACCTTAGCTGCGGTGCAGGGTGGTTTAGTCGGCAAGTTAGCCAAAAAATTTGGTGAACAGGGGCTGCTTAAATTCAGCGCCTGGCTCTATGCCTCCGCTATGGTGCTACTCATAATCAGTGGCGCGAACCAGTTATATTGGGTGGTGCTGTTTGCTATGTCGCTGCAGGCGGCAGCAACGGGATTAATGCTCACCTGTATACAGAGTCTGGTATCGCAAAAAGCACCCGCCCACGAAAAAGGCCGAGTGATGGGCGTGTTTTCATCGGTCGGTACCCTGTCACGCACCCTAGCGACATTTTCGACTGGCAGTCTTTACTTACTATTTGGTATGCAAAGCCCTTTAATATTAGCGACTTGCAGCGTGATTTGTCTGTTTTTCCTCGCGCAGGCGGTACAGATCCAATGGTCACGCCAAAGCATTACCGAATGATTGCTTTGTGAATCTATTGATATATAGTAATGATATATCATTAATACTTTTATAGAGGTCGAATTATGTCATTAGATTACTATGGTTACCGCAAAAAATTTGCTGTACTCGTGCCCTCAACCAACACGGCAGTAGAAACTGAATACCACAAAATGTGCCCCGAAGGCGTAGTGCTCGCCACTCGCGCCTGCGTGATCCCACCGTTTAAGGTTACCAACGAACAGGAATTTGTGGAGATGGTGCAAGCCATTGGTGGCGCCACTGAGCAGGGACTTATCGACTCACTCACCTGTCGCCCTGACCATGTCATCTTCGGCTATTCCGCCGAAACCTTCTGGGACGGTAAGGGCCGCTCCGACCGCGAATTCAAAAAATACAATGACATCGCCCAATCCCGTGGTGGCTGCAATATTACCTTCGGGGCGCAGGCCATTATGGATGCCTTGAAATGCTACCCTAAAGTCAAACGTATCGGGGTGATTTCACCTTATATGCCCGTTGGCGACAGCCAAGTCGTTAAATTTATGGCCGACATCGGCTACGAAGTAGTGCGTATCGCCGGACACTGCTCGCCAGGCCCAGTCGAAATTGCCCACGAGAACTTTGCCAAGACCCGCGCCCTAGTAGATCAGGTGAATGGCGACGATGTGGATTTGATTCTACAGGCGGGCACTAACCTGTATTTCGTCGAACTGGCAGCACAATTGGAGCAAGAGTTGGGTAAGCCCGTTCTTGCCATCAATGCCTTGACCTTCTGGCATGCGCTGCGTAGCAATGGTATTCACGACCGTATTCGTGGCTTTGGTTCACTGCTCTCTGAGCACATCGCTATTCCCGAATAGGACGCAGCTATGTCATTGCATAGTCAAAGATTACAAGCTGCCCTTACAAAACCCGGCGTTATCAAAGCGCCGGGAGTTTTCGACGGACTCACGACTAGGCTGGTAGAACAGGCGGGGTTTGATGTTGGCTTCGTCTCAGGGGCAGGCATCGCCTTCTCTCGATTCGGTATTCCCGATGTGGGCTTAATCGGCATGAGCGAAGTCGCCCACTGCATTCAATTAATGCGTGAAATCAGTGAGCTGCCGCTTATCGTCGATATCGACACTGGCTTTGGCAATGCCCTCAACACCCAACGCACAGTACGAGTGTTTGAGCGCGCAGGCGCCAGTGCTATGCAGATGGAAGATCAGGTCATGCCAAAACGCTGTGGCCATATGAAGGGCAAAAACGTCGTTAGCTGCGCCGAAATGGAGGGTAAGATCCACGCCTTCGTCGATAGCCGCGAGAACGAAAACACCCTTCTTGTGGCGCGCACTGATGCGCTCGGCGTAACGGGTTTTGAGGATGCGATGGAGCGCGCCTCCCGCTATCTTGAGGCAGGTGCAGATCTGTTGTTTATCGAAGCACCTAAGACGCTGGAGCAGATGCAAATCATTGCCAAGGAGTTTGGCGCTAGGGTGCCATTAGTGCATAACTTGGTTGAGGGGGGCGCAAGCCCGGTTTCAAATGCTGCTGAGTTAGCCGAGCTTAACTACAAACTGGCGCTCTATCCGGTCGCATTGCTGCATGCCTTTGTGCCGACGGCGCAGGCGCTGCTCACGCATATTCAGCAACAGGGCGAAACATCTCACTTTAATCAGCCCATGCTGAATTTAAGTCAAATAAATCAACTGCTCGATGCCGACAATCTGCTGGAGCAGGCTAAAAAATACGACGCGAATTCATAAACTAAAACAGCATTAATCTTGATACTCAAGGGGCTTAATTGCCCCTTGAGAGACTGACGAAAAGCGTTCATGCAGCGGCCAACTGATATACACCAGTCCAATCAAAATGCCTGCCGCCCAAGCCAGAGAAAAGCCCGACAGCGTTAATAAACTCCCCGCCAATAAGGGACCTGCGACCCGCCCCCAAGCGCCTAGGGCGCTCGCATTGCCTAACATACGGCCACGATATTCCAGAGGTGTGCGCTTAGAGAGAATCGAATTCATCACTGGCGAGCAACTGCTGGCGCCGCTAATGCAGAGAAAGAAACTTAAAATCATCCAATGTTGCTGCTCGGCCACGCTGGCTAGGCTGAACCCTAGAGTAAGCAGGGCAATCGCCGCCGTGAGCACGTTGAGTTCACCAAATCTTCGGCTCAAAACCCCAACTAACTTTGCCTGCAGTAAGGCCATCATGAGCCCTTGAATACCAAAGACGATACCCACCTGAGTCGGCCCCCATTGGAGCTTATCGCCAACCCAAAGCGGAAATAGGTAAGTAACCGTTGAGACCACCATGGAGTGAAGCAGAAACTCGATAATCAACCAGCGGTTATGGGTCTGTTTAAGCAGATGAATAAAGCTGACTTTACCCGTTTCGCTTCGCCAGACTTGGTGAGCTTGTCGCTTCTCGCGGCCATGGGATTCGGGTAATTTAATCAGTGCCAAGAAGGCGGCCATCACTGAGAGACTTGCAGCAAAAAGCGACGGCATTAAAAAGTTAATTTCATCCCCTGCCAACACGCCGCCAATAAATGGCCCACCAACCATACCCAAACCGAAGGCAGAGCCTATCAGCCCCATGCTCTTTGCCCTTTCTTCGGGTTTAGAAAGATCCGCCACCATAGCAGAAGCCACACCATAAATTCCTGCAAAACTGCCCGCCATAATCCTTGCCACGTAGACGGCAAGCAAAGTTTTAGCGAAGGCGAGTGTGGCATAGGAAAGCGCAGTCCCAAGCAGGCAAAGGATGATCACAGGTTTTCGCCCGAGTCTGTCACTGAGCTTACCCCACCAACCACCTACGAGACCTGCGCACACAGAATAGGCGGCAATCAACATGGCGATATCGAAGGCGCTGGCACCAAATTGCGGCGCCATAAAGGGCAAAATGGGGATCACCATGCCAAAACCGATTAAGTCTATGAGTACAGTAAGGAAGAGTATCGGCATGGGTCTGTACCTAAAATGAACTGAATGATGAATGAGTTTGGCCGGCCTACCCATTCCCCACGGAAATAAAAAGGAACGAGCAAGCCAGCCAAAGGGGGCTTATGCCATAGGCATAAAATAATAGGGGTGAGCCGTTTTATGTTTGGCTTCAAATGCCTGAATGGCTTGGCGTTGCAACAGTGTCGTTGCCACGTTATCTAGACCCTCGAGCATTTTTTCGCGGCGCTTTGGCTCTATGGTAAAAGCCATCTGCTCGCCATTAGGCAAAACAACCACACATTTATCTAAATCGACGGTAAGGGTTAACCCTTGCTCAGCTAAATTAAATAGCTGTTCAATTTGCTCAGCGCCTAGGCTGATGGCTAACACCCCGTTGTTAAAGCAGTTATTGTAAAAAATATCGGCAAAACTGGTGGCGATAATGACCTTAAAGCCCATATCGCGAATGCCCCAAACCGCATGTTCGCGGCTTGAACCACAGCCAAAATTCTCCCGCGCTAATAGGATGCTCGCGCCCTGATAGTCAGGATTATTAAGCTCAAAAGCTGGGTTTAATCTGCGACTGCTAACATCGATATCCACGTCTCCCGCGTCTAGGTAGCGCCAATCATCGAAGGCCCAGCCACCGTAACCCGTCTTGAAAATGCACTTCAAATATTGCTTGGGCATAATGGCATCGGTATCGACATTGGCCCTGTCCATGGGCGCGACCAGCCCTTTATGGGAAATAAACGCCGCCATTAGTGTTCTCCCTCCAATTGTGCCAGCTCGATATGGCGGATATCCACGAAATGCCCCGCAATTGCGGCCGCGGCCGCCATCGCAGGCGACACTAAATGAGTGCGACCGCCCTGACCCTGACGCCCTTCGAAGTTACGGTTTGAGGTGGACGCGCAGCGTTCACCGCTTTCCAAGGCATCGGGATTCATGGCATTACACATAGAGCAGCCCGCAAAGCGCCATTCGAGCCCCGCTGCTGTAATGATTTTATCTAGACCTTCGTCCTCGGCCTGCTGTTTCACTAGGCCAGAGCCTGGCACTACCATGGCACGTTTTATTGAAGGCGCAATGCGCTTGCCCTTAACGACCTTGGCGACGGCGCGGATATCTTCAATCCGGCCATTCGTACATGAGCCGATAAACACTTGATCGAGTTTGAGGTCTGTCATGGCCTCACCTTCACTGAGTGCCATATACTGCAACGCCCTTTGCCAATCGGCGCGTTGAACCGCATCTTTAGCGTGAGTTAATGGTGGCACCTGTGAAGTCACCGCAACCACCTGATCGGGTTTGGTCCCCCAAGTCACTTGGGGCTGAATATCCTGCGCCCGAATGACTAACTCTTTATCGAATATCGCATCGGCATCACTTACCAGCGTACGCCAGTAGTTAACTGCCTGCTCCCACATCTGTCCTTTAGGGGCATAGGGTTTATTACGCAGGTAATCTTCGGTTATTTGATCGTAGGCAATTAGGCCGCTGCGAGCGCCCGCTTCGATTGTCATATTGCAAACGGTTAATCGGCCTTCCATTGAAAGGCTTTCGATGGCTTCGCCCGCATATTCGATGGCGTAACCCGTACCGCCAGCGGTACCGAGCTGACCTATGATATGGAGGATCAGATCCTTAGCCGTGACGCCAAAGGGCAACTTGCCATCGACACGCACCCGCAGGTTTTTGCATTTCTTTTGCTGCAAACACTGGGTCGCCAGCACATGCTCAACCTCAGAGGTACCAATACCTTGTGCCAGCGTCGCAAAGGCGCCGTGGGTTGACGTGTGTGAATCACCGCAAACAATGGTCATGCCTGGCAGTGATGCGCCCTGCTCGGGTCCCACCACATGCACTATGCCCTGACGAGGGTCCTGCAATTTAAATTGGGCAATTTGGTGTTCATCGCAGTTATCATCCAAGGTGCTGACTTGAAGTAGAGCCAGCTTATCGACGAAACCCGCTTTACCTTTTTCACGCTCTGTAGTTGGCACTTGATGATCGGGCATCGCCAGAATCGAGTCGCTGCGCCATACTGGGCGCTCGGCAAGCTTTAAACCTTCAAAGGCCTGCGCCGAGGTTACTTCGTGGATCACATGGCGGTCGATATAAATCAATGCCGATTCGTCATCGCCCGACACCACGTGGGCCTGCCAGATTTTGTCGTAAAGGGTTTGTCCACTCATGATTGTTCTTCTTAATATACAAATGGAATGAAACGATGGGATTGCTTAGAGCCTTGCCTTTTGCAGTTGCAAACTACGCCATTGGTGGGCGCGGCCGCCCGTTGGCGTACCAGTCATCTCGCCCGCCAATTGGCCTACGGCCATCAGCTTGGTCAAATCGATTCCGGTATGCATCCCCATTTGCTGCAGCATCATCACCACATCTTCAGTGGCAATATTGCCGGTCGCACCGGGGGCAAAAGGACAACCGCCCAGACCACCCACCGAGGCATCGAAACGGCGCACGCCAGCCTCTAATGCGGCATACACGTTAGCAAGCCCCATAGCGCGGGTATCATGGAAATGACAGGCGATAGCTTGGTTTGGATGCTGGGTAATGAGCTGCTTCATCAAACCATTGACGGCATTGGGCATAGCAGCGCCGATAGTGTCGGCAATCACCAATTCATGGGCGCCAAATTCCGTCAGTTTGGCAGCCATTTCTAGCACCACATTAGGATTTGTCTTACCTTCGAATGGGCATTCCCAGGCGACGGCAATGCAAGCTAGCACATCGATACCATCTGTTTTGGCCTGTTGAATGATTTCCCTCGCCTGCCCTAAACCATCATTAATGCCCATGCGAACATTCTTCTGGTTCATGGTTTCAGAGGCGCAGACCACCAACAAAACGGCTTCAGCACCCGCGTCGCGTGCTAGTTCATATCCCTTTTGATTTGGCACCAGTGACTGCAAATAGGCGCGTTTATTGATGCCCGCTTGGTTAAGACTGGTGACAATCTCGGCAGCACCCGCCATCGCAGGTACAGCTTTAGGAGAGACAAAGCTTCCCACCTCAATCGATGGCACGCCAGCATCAACCAAGCCATGGATAAGCGCAATGCGCTGATCAGGCGTTAAAATCTGCGCCTGATTCTGCAAACCATCTCTGGGGCCAACATCGTTAATTCGGACAAAATCACTCATGCTTTTCCCCTAGCCCACAATGCCTTTGCGCTTCAATTCGCTGATGTCATCTGAGGTAAATTGCAGAAGCGATGACAACACTTCGTCTGTGTGCTGACCGATATGCGGCGCCGCAGAGAAAGTTTCCTCGTTGGTGCGCGACATCTTAATCGGATGACCTGGTCCTTGGGTTTTCTTACCGTTGGGGTGATGCAAATCGATCACCATATTTCGAGCACGAACCTGAGAGTCGTTAAGGGCGTCACTGAATTTGTTGACCGGCGCGCAGGGAATACGTGCCTCTTCCAGTAAACGGATCCAGTAGGCATTCGTGTTCGTCGCCAAAATGCTGTTAAGCGTGGAATCGATAAAGGCTTTATCGGCGAAACGACCGGGCTGAGTGTCGTATTTTGGATCCTCAAACTCTTGTATTTTCACAACTTTCTTCAAATTGTGCCAGAAATTATCGGTGATCACCGCCAGAATGATGTGGCCATCCTGGGTTTTGTAACTGTTATAGGGCACGTGCACAAAGTGCGAGTTGCCAATTGGGAACGGATTTTCGCCCGATAAAAAGTGCATGGTCGCCATATAGTTGAGCATCGAAATCTGGCAATCGAGCATAGAGATATCGACATGCTGACCCCTACCGCTGCTGAAACGCTCGACGATGGCACCTAAAATCCCCATCACACTGAACATCCCGCCGCCCAAATCACCGATAGGGATACCCGCGCGAATAGGTTCGTGTTCGTTGTGACCCGTGATCGACATGCCGCCACCAAAAGCTTGGGCAACCTGATCAAAGGCTGGACGATTCGCCCCTGGCCCTTGGGAGCCAAAGCCTGTGATAGTACAGGTAATAATACGTTCGTTATGTTTTGAAAGTGTATCGTAATCAATACCTAAGCGCTCTGGTACGCCAGGGCCAAAGTTACTGATCACTACATCCGCCTCTTTCACTAGCTTATAAAACACTTGCTTGCCCTCGTCGGTTTTGAGGTCGACGGCAACCGAGCGTTTGTTACGGTTGAGGGTAATGTAATAGGCGCCGAATCCATCCAGCGAGTTGTTAGGATCTGTGGCCAGCAGCTTGCGTGTGCCTTCGCCCTGAAGCGGCTCAACCTTGATGGTGTCCGCTCCCATATCCGACAGGATCATTGCACCATAGGGCCCAGACAACATATGGGTTAGGTCGATTATTCTTATACCCGCTAACGGCTTGTTCATTGTTAGGATCCCCTTCCAAAACAGCAATTAAACACAATGATATAACTTTATATCATTTATATTTTTTCAGCAAGCATTCCGTATGACCCATTACGAGTAGCACAAAAGCAAATCGGCTCAACAACAGACTTCAGTGAGACAAAAGGAATAGCAAAATAAGGACTTAAGACCGCAGTTCGCGCTTAGCCACGGAACGGTTAGCGAACCTGCCTATGGCATGGATAAGGGTAAACAAGCCAACACCGAGGTAAAGCACCATCGGGATGCGAAAAATTTCTATACCCTTAATAAAATTGCTTTGGTAATAAAGGACCAAAACCACGACAAACAAACCGCTGAACAGCATTATCATTCGTTGGCTCAAGCCTAATCCGTAGATTTGGGTAACGAAGAAAATCACCGCAAAGCCAAAGACAAACATAGAGACAGACTCCCCATGCACCGAGGCGTAGGCCACCAATGCACCGTGGAGTAACACGAAGGTTTCGAGTAATACAGTCCAATATTTGTTGCGATGAAAGCGAGTGAAAAACAGACTTCCCTGCAACATCAACATAAACATGTAGAAGTTACCGAGCAGATGCCCCACTGTGGTTTCAATGGGATGAAACCAAAAGGTATAAATAATTGCCCAAGCAAAGTAATAGCCGTGGTATTGCTTTACCACGTTGTAGGTCTGGTCTATACCGATGATCTTTTTACCGAAGAATAATCCGCGGCGTTTGTGCTCAATTAATAGCACCATCAGCAGCAGAATAATCACCGAGAACTGTGCACTAAGATTACTCACATCTTGGGCGAGGCCATCATAAAAAATCTTGGTTTGCACTATATGCAAAACGATAAAAAATAGATTTGTACCAATGGCATACAGATTGACCCTATGTAAGCCTAAGCTCTTGTAGGGCGAGTCGCTCGCCTTATCATCCAAGGTTCGGGAGGAATAAGCGGTTTTCGCACTGTAGATTAACCACCAAATAGCCACCTGATGGCAGGCATAGAACCCCCAGGCGGTAAAATGACTCCAAAAATCAGGATCAGGCCGTTTCCAGAAATACCACAGCGGCCCCTTATCGGGGATAAAGGCAATGTGTGCGCTGTAGGGGCCAATCAACCAAATCAAGCCAACTAAAGCAACACAACCTAAAATGCCCAGCGGTAAACTAAAACGCATACCTGCTCCTGATTATCCATTCATCTCATTCTTGCCCAAGACAACAACGGCCAAATTAGGTCTAGAACTCTTCCAACAAACGTCCCATACCGGTGATTTTATCGTTCACACCACAGGCGCGCAGCGCATGCCACACTGTGCAGGTATTGATTGGTAACATAGGCTTACTTAGGATATGTTCAAAACTTGGGAATATATCCACGGTCGACAAGTTTGTACCGCATTGGATAATGCAATCTACGTCATCTGCATCGACTTCATAAATTGCATCAACCACTTGCTTGATCGACGTTTCGGCAATAGCCGTCGCCGATGGGCGGTTGAGACCTTTAACCTTATGTACTTCGAAACCAATATCACTGAAAAAACGGATCACGTTTTCATCGCCTACCTGCGGGTAAGGGGTGATAACAGAGATTTTTTTGCAACCAAACTTCTCTAATGCCTCTTTAGTGGCACCGGCACCGGTAGTTAAGCCTAGGTCGCCAATCTGGTTTTTGATTTCACGTTCGAAGGCTATATTGCCTTCGAGACCGCCCCAAAAGGTTTCCGCAGACATACCGAGCATGATATGATTTACTTTCGCACTCAATACGTTACGAATAGAGTATGGGATCTCTCCTCGCATAATTTCGAGGAAGCGTTCAAACACTTGGTTATCCGACTCGCCGGTTTTAGCCACTTCATCGGCCCAATTACGTAACTCGATATAGAAGCGCGATGGGTGCCAAGACACGCCATCGAGACGAATTTTCTGTAGATCATATTCCACACCAGTATTGGTAGACGGAATAATGACGCCGATTTGAGCGCGGCGAGCTATTTGGTAGTTGTCCATTGCAGTCCCTTATTTCACCACTCAGTTCAATACGGCATGGAGTTGAGACTGAGATCAATTGCAGATTTTGACTTAATGATATATCATTTATAACGTTAACCCAAAGCTACACCATTAAATCGAAAACCACAACCACCGGATGAGCACTGTGTAGTTAGGTTGCAATAAGCTGCCTATCAGAGCATATTCAAGGGGTTAAAACCCACTGAAACAACATGTTAAGCATTAAAGACTGAATAAGTCTTTGGGCTTATTCGTGGCAAAGCAATTGTTATATTTGCTCTAAGCCTATAACATGAAATTGCTATATTTTTAAGCGTTTTCACAAACCCTGTGGCTCAGACTATGTTAAAGACGACCGATAAAATCGGGGCGCTTTGACGTAATAAACCAACGACAGAATGAAACTATGACATTTGAAGAACTGTTATCTGATCCCCGCTTAAAGCATGCTTTAGTGAGCGACGTACCAACCCCCTTGTACCATCAGGTCTATCTTTTTCTTAAGGAAAAAATTCACTTAGGGGAA
This genomic window contains:
- a CDS encoding MFS transporter, with amino-acid sequence MPILFLTVLIDLIGFGMVIPILPFMAPQFGASAFDIAMLIAAYSVCAGLVGGWWGKLSDRLGRKPVIILCLLGTALSYATLAFAKTLLAVYVARIMAGSFAGIYGVASAMVADLSKPEERAKSMGLIGSAFGLGMVGGPFIGGVLAGDEINFLMPSLFAASLSVMAAFLALIKLPESHGREKRQAHQVWRSETGKVSFIHLLKQTHNRWLIIEFLLHSMVVSTVTYLFPLWVGDKLQWGPTQVGIVFGIQGLMMALLQAKLVGVLSRRFGELNVLTAAIALLTLGFSLASVAEQQHWMILSFFLCISGASSCSPVMNSILSKRTPLEYRGRMLGNASALGAWGRVAGPLLAGSLLTLSGFSLAWAAGILIGLVYISWPLHERFSSVSQGAIKPLEYQD
- a CDS encoding NAD-dependent epimerase/dehydratase family protein, whose amino-acid sequence is MKLFILGLGHVGKALAKKLKADGHQVVGSTTTESKVPELEQLVDAVAVLKGEETAKVAAAAAGCDAIIVTVAPNVRNTRTKEEREVHYEQVLVRSCESARLACPRVIFLSSFSVYGDGGVGHEAIDELTPTSNHQEPSSKYYQLAEQQVLSSSLGCVLRFPDMYGAPGDFTFPQRVKMAIDYFGGKAIFSADAPLYAIHFEDVVDSVYHVIHSQLSGIYNVCDNGQVPATNKQVFDAICDQNDWPRLEFLGQIKAPNRKISAAKIYATGYRVKHPDPNADVVATESV
- a CDS encoding isocitrate lyase/PEP mutase family protein; translated protein: MSLHSQRLQAALTKPGVIKAPGVFDGLTTRLVEQAGFDVGFVSGAGIAFSRFGIPDVGLIGMSEVAHCIQLMREISELPLIVDIDTGFGNALNTQRTVRVFERAGASAMQMEDQVMPKRCGHMKGKNVVSCAEMEGKIHAFVDSRENENTLLVARTDALGVTGFEDAMERASRYLEAGADLLFIEAPKTLEQMQIIAKEFGARVPLVHNLVEGGASPVSNAAELAELNYKLALYPVALLHAFVPTAQALLTHIQQQGETSHFNQPMLNLSQINQLLDADNLLEQAKKYDANS
- a CDS encoding VOC family protein is translated as MTSTEKSTNHILADHILGFQHVGHIVTDLAESIADFKRLYGLTDAEILVLPPFEQTENVPARFALFKVKDMEFELIEPISDYFKSLLLTPGASGSAGINHVAWRVKDIDGAMTLLAANGIKPGHVTPDGVITMTKTSTSAKKMVYLDPETTGGLLVELIEVIEGDSKSE
- a CDS encoding MFS transporter; protein product: MLNIFIVILADMIGFGIMIPIFAYYVLQLGGTAQTATLLMGLYSFAMFLSAPLLGRLSDRYGRKPILMLSMFGACLGYVLLAFADSLWLVAISRILSGCMAGNIAAAQAYIADITDESNRAKGMGMIGAAFGLGFVIGPALGSIMAGDNFEAANFLRPALASATLSFISFLGIALFLKESLSKEHQQQSRDTPAQSRWSGFKNLLTQRVLILIISCGALFNLAAGLFESIFPIWAKDLSLISGPQGLAPMLLVSGFTLAAVQGGLVGKLAKKFGEQGLLKFSAWLYASAMVLLIISGANQLYWVVLFAMSLQAAATGLMLTCIQSLVSQKAPAHEKGRVMGVFSSVGTLSRTLATFSTGSLYLLFGMQSPLILATCSVICLFFLAQAVQIQWSRQSITE
- the leuD gene encoding 3-isopropylmalate dehydratase small subunit, translating into MAAFISHKGLVAPMDRANVDTDAIMPKQYLKCIFKTGYGGWAFDDWRYLDAGDVDIDVSSRRLNPAFELNNPDYQGASILLARENFGCGSSREHAVWGIRDMGFKVIIATSFADIFYNNCFNNGVLAISLGAEQIEQLFNLAEQGLTLTVDLDKCVVVLPNGEQMAFTIEPKRREKMLEGLDNVATTLLQRQAIQAFEAKHKTAHPYYFMPMA
- a CDS encoding maleate cis-trans isomerase family protein, which gives rise to MSLDYYGYRKKFAVLVPSTNTAVETEYHKMCPEGVVLATRACVIPPFKVTNEQEFVEMVQAIGGATEQGLIDSLTCRPDHVIFGYSAETFWDGKGRSDREFKKYNDIAQSRGGCNITFGAQAIMDALKCYPKVKRIGVISPYMPVGDSQVVKFMADIGYEVVRIAGHCSPGPVEIAHENFAKTRALVDQVNGDDVDLILQAGTNLYFVELAAQLEQELGKPVLAINALTFWHALRSNGIHDRIRGFGSLLSEHIAIPE